In Nicotiana tabacum cultivar K326 chromosome 11, ASM71507v2, whole genome shotgun sequence, a single window of DNA contains:
- the LOC107812573 gene encoding uncharacterized protein LOC107812573, whose amino-acid sequence MVMSTLLKFLYPPPPSLFITTMSVISVASLANAGFSEIKGKHMQYSKFFVSSKSENEKKARIESKKGMLLLYSPAFLAGLASFAIFPNEDLRFALVSSALTIHFFKRVLEVLFVHKYSGSMDVEATTVISFSYFLSTVTMIYGQHLSQGLPEPSIDLKYGGFIIFLVGIIGNFCHHYLLSNLRNKGEKEYKIPQGGLFNFVICPHYLFEILVFVGVSCISQTLYSISFTLGTMFYLMGRSIATRRWYQSKFDDFPKDIKALIPYIF is encoded by the exons ATGGTGATGTCTACATTGCTGAAATTTCTATATCCTCCACCACCATCTCTATTCATTACTACAATGTCTGTAATAAGTGTTGCTTCCTTAGCAAATGCTGGATTTtctgaaattaaaggaaaacatatGCAGTATTCTAAGTTCTTTGtatcaagtaaaagtgaaaatgaGAAGAAGGCAAGAATTGAGAGTAAAAAAGGCATGCTTTTGTTGTATAGTCCTGCATTTCTTGCTGGTCTTGCTTCTTTTGCCATTTTCCCAAATGAGGATCTGAGATTTGCTTTGGTTTCTTCTGCTTTGACCATACATTTCTTCAAGAGAGTCTTAGAG GTCCTATTTGTTCACAAATACAGTGGTTCAATGGATGTTGAGGCTACAACAGTAATATCATTTAGTTATTTCCTCTCAACTGTTACCATGATTTATGGTCAACACCTTAGTCAAGGTTTGCCAGAGCCATCCATTGATCTCAAATATGGTGGATTCATAATATTTTTGGTTGGTATAATAGGCAATTTTTGCCATCATTATTTGCTCTCAAATTTGAGAAACAAGGGTGAAAAAGAGTATAAAATTCCTCAGGGTGGCCTATTCAATTTTGTCATATGCCCACATTACCTCTTTGAGATTCTTGTTTTTGTTGGAGTTTCTTGCATTTCTCAAACATTATATTCAATTTCCTTCACTTTGGGCACAATGTTTTACTTGATGGGGAGGAGCATTGCTACAAGAAGATGGTACCAATCCAAGTTTGATGATTTTCCTAAGGATATCAAGGCACTCATTCCTTATATATTTTAG